The proteins below are encoded in one region of uncultured Eubacteriales bacterium:
- the acpP gene encoding Acyl carrier protein codes for MIFEKVAAIIADNKDLDVASIKPESTFEELGFDSLDTVELVMAFEEEFGIAIELEDGGVKTVADLVKLIESLQNA; via the coding sequence ATGATTTTCGAGAAAGTGGCGGCCATCATTGCCGACAATAAGGACCTGGATGTGGCGAGCATTAAGCCCGAGTCCACCTTTGAGGAGCTGGGTTTCGACTCGCTGGATACGGTGGAGCTGGTGATGGCCTTCGAGGAGGAGTTCGGCATCGCCATCGAGCTGGAGGACGGCGGTGTCAAGACAGTGGCCGATCTTGTAAAGTTGATCGAGAGCCTTCAAAACGCCTGA